From a region of the Desulfosalsimonas propionicica genome:
- a CDS encoding PP2C family protein-serine/threonine phosphatase, whose translation MVLSQNNSVYEKKNQEESLLRREKEIQSMARASLDPLIMINGQGVINFWNPAAKKLFGYPEIEALGVCIHTLLAGPEDREKALEMMPEFARTGEGSVINNVREIQARCKNGALLDVELSVAAFEVNGQWCAVGVLRDVTERKKNREALQTAWRKAEEANRQLSMELLSLSELQQSLLPDKPYTTSCLSARGFYQPSGLAAGDYFDYLALPGGALRCVIADVSGHGARAAFIMSMVRTFFHFAANQKTPLSDMIEALNRQLIQKVGKQGDFVTLLVTDIYPENGCIEYINAGHCPGFFKDEEKMTEIEATSPLLGVVDTGYPHQRLECRGKWELLLYTDGFYECRIQGRGIFGYDSFKNLCVTLLNREVFDVDQLPGEVANCAEAIVGFDDDLTALHVSGTSRGIRTKHSYTGDN comes from the coding sequence ATGGTTTTGTCACAAAACAATAGTGTCTACGAGAAAAAAAATCAGGAAGAATCCCTTTTACGCAGGGAAAAAGAAATTCAGAGCATGGCCCGGGCCTCGCTGGATCCCCTGATCATGATAAACGGCCAGGGCGTGATCAATTTCTGGAATCCTGCGGCTAAAAAACTTTTTGGCTATCCGGAAATTGAAGCCCTGGGCGTTTGCATTCACACTTTGCTTGCAGGGCCCGAGGATCGGGAAAAAGCCCTGGAAATGATGCCGGAATTCGCCCGAACAGGAGAAGGTTCGGTTATCAATAACGTCCGGGAAATTCAGGCCCGATGCAAAAACGGGGCTCTTTTGGATGTGGAGCTATCCGTGGCAGCCTTTGAAGTAAACGGCCAGTGGTGCGCCGTCGGAGTCCTGCGCGATGTAACGGAAAGAAAAAAAAACCGGGAAGCCCTGCAAACCGCATGGCGCAAAGCAGAAGAGGCAAACCGGCAGCTGTCAATGGAATTGCTGTCCCTGTCTGAACTACAGCAAAGCCTGCTTCCTGACAAGCCCTACACAACTTCCTGTCTATCCGCACGGGGTTTTTATCAGCCATCCGGTCTGGCAGCAGGAGACTACTTTGATTATCTTGCTTTGCCCGGCGGCGCACTACGATGTGTGATCGCCGATGTATCCGGACATGGTGCCCGGGCGGCATTTATCATGTCCATGGTACGAACTTTTTTTCATTTTGCCGCAAATCAGAAGACCCCGCTGTCAGACATGATTGAAGCACTAAACCGGCAGCTGATCCAAAAGGTCGGCAAACAGGGCGATTTTGTCACATTGCTGGTGACAGATATTTATCCGGAAAACGGTTGCATTGAATATATCAACGCCGGTCATTGCCCGGGTTTCTTCAAAGATGAGGAAAAAATGACAGAAATTGAAGCCACCTCCCCTCTTCTGGGCGTTGTTGATACAGGCTATCCGCATCAACGTCTTGAATGCCGGGGCAAATGGGAGCTTTTGCTGTATACGGACGGTTTTTACGAGTGCCGGATTCAGGGCAGGGGCATATTTGGCTATGATTCCTTCAAAAATCTATGCGTCACACTTTTAAACCGGGAAGTGTTTGATGTTGATCAGCTGCCCGGCGAAGTAGCCAATTGCGCAGAGGCTATTGTCGGATTTGATGACGATCTCACAGCGCTTCACGTATCCGGCACCTCCAGGGGCATCCGCACCAAACATTCCTACACCGGAGATAACTAA